The nucleotide window ACTTCTTTAGAAGAAACCTGTGATGGAGGTGCTGCCTTGTAGCTCACACCCtgtctgtgtgccctgcagggagtctctgtgctctgggagggTTGGGAATGCAAAGGAAAGGCTCAGCTCCCCAGGCAGCAAGAACATTGCTCTGCCTCTGTGGGGGCTTGCACGGGTCTGCAAAGTGTTGCAGAGCTGGGATCGGAGGGAATGAATCTCTGGCTGGATTTGTAAGGGGTCAGGAATCCAAGTGACAGAGAAGGAAGGTAAGGAATGTTGAACTATCTGTGATTCATCCAGAAAGTATAAAAGCCTGACCTGCACAGGAAAATTGGATATTGTGGGGAAATCACCCACTTTGAAGCATTTCTTCCCTAAATGACTTGAAAACTGCATTGCTAAAAAGGGGCATTGCTTGCACCAACCTGTGTCTTAACACCatgaaaactttttatttagACATAAACTGTTGCTTATCTGTCTTGCTAAAATGCCCTGGGGATGCATCAGAGTCACCTGATTCAGTGGAAGAGAGATGCCCCTCCCCAGGTAAAAGGGAAGGATTCAGATCTACAACAGTCTCCCACATCTTTGTGGTCTGACAGAGCACCAGGGGGTGAGCTCTTACATGTGACGAGAGCTGGGATTAATCTCTCTGCCTAAGGCCTAAGAACTGAGTCATGCCTTGCCTTGCAGTGTTAGGATTGCCTCTCCTCCCCGAGCCTTGGCTTGCTTTGTCTTCCCCGTTTTCAtcacttttctgctttttcaccCTGTTTCTACTCAATGTTCTTACATTAAATGCATCTCTTAAAGATCTGGACAAGGAATGTAAACAAGATGGTTTTGTAAGGGGCTGGTATTTatccatttccttccttttctcttttatcccCAGGCATCCTATTTAATAAAATCACCTCTGAAAAAGCAAGGCAAgattctcttctctctgtggCATCGCCGGGtcctgcaggctcagggattctgttcctccctccctctgcagtcCTCCCTGCAGCAAACAGCCCTGTTAgatttccagctctcctgcagccaccTGTGTGTGGTGTTTGGAGTCTTTCTCTGGCCTTCAGGTGCGTGTGGTGGCAGAGAGGCCACCAGCACcctctgagagctgctgcttggattgctctgcagagggaaaatgtcCCGAAGGAGAGGCTTGGAGAACCACACCGTTGGATCTGGATTCGTTCTTCTGGCATTTTGTGACCACTCCAGCCTGCAGGGCCTGTGCTTCACTGTGCTCCTGGTCATCTacctggtggtgctggcagggaACAGCCTGATTGCCCTCATCACAGTGCTGGACTgcagcctgcacagccccatgTACTTCTTCCTGAGGAACTTGTCCTTCCTGGAGATCTGCTACACCTCAGCCACTCTGCCAAAAATGCTGGTGAGTGTCCTGAGGGCAGATGGCAGGATCTCCttccttggctgtgctgcccagctgtaTTTCCTGGTCCTGTTGGGCAGCACTGAAAGCCTTCTCCTGGCTGCCATGGCCTACGACCGCTACGTGGCCATCTGCCACCCCCTGCACTACCCCCTGGCCATGAGCAGGGGGCTCTGCaccaggctggtgctgggctcctggggggctgtcaCACCAGTACAGGTAGGGCAGACCTACCAGCTGTTCACTTTGCCCTTCTGTGCCTCCCACGACCTTCGTCACTTCTTCTGTGACGTCCCTCCACTGCTGGACCTGGCCTGTGCAGACACATTCTGGAACCAAGTGGTGCTGCACACCATCATCCTGGGGTTTGCAGTTCTTCCCTTCTGCCTAATAGTTCTGTCTTACATTCAAATTATCAGGGCAATTCTGAAAATCCCCTCAGTTCTGGGcaggcacaaagccttttccacctGCTCCTCACACCTCATGGTGCTGACACTCTTCTATGGCTCAGCCACAGTCATCTACTTAAAGGGACACTCCAGGGATTCCGGAGATCCTGACAAATACTTTGCCTTGTTTTACACAATTGTGACTCCCATGTTTAACCctctcatctacagcctgaggaataAGGGAGTGAGAATTGCCCTGAAGAAACTCCTGTGGACAAAGTGATCCCACAGTGAATCCCAAACACAACAACTCTGTCAAGCTGTGTCTGACCAAAGTCATGTGAGGTAGAAATAGTGCAATTGTGGCCAGTCATCAATGAGCCCCAGAGGGTGAGACAACCCATGAGGAGGTGACTCCTCTTGGATTTGAGCAATCACTTCCTAGACCTCATGGACTATGGGCAGTGTCCCTGCATGGAATCAGCTTCAAATGTTAAAAGATAT belongs to Pithys albifrons albifrons isolate INPA30051 chromosome 7, PitAlb_v1, whole genome shotgun sequence and includes:
- the LOC139674256 gene encoding olfactory receptor 10AG1-like; this encodes MLWENHTVGSGFVLLAFCDHSSLQGLCFTVLLVIYLVVLAGNSLIALITVLDCSLHSPMYFFLRNLSFLEICYTSATLPKMLVSVLRADGRISFLGCAAQLYFLVLLGSTESLLLAAMAYDRYVAICHPLHYPLAMSRGLCTRLVLGSWGAVTPVQVGQTYQLFTLPFCASHDLRHFFCDVPPLLDLACADTFWNQVVLHTIILGFAVLPFCLIVLSYIQIIRAILKIPSVLGRHKAFSTCSSHLMVLTLFYGSATVIYLKGHSRDSGDPDKYFALFYTIVTPMFNPLIYSLRNKGVRIALKKLLWTK